Proteins from one Epinephelus moara isolate mb chromosome 1, YSFRI_EMoa_1.0, whole genome shotgun sequence genomic window:
- the emc8 gene encoding ER membrane protein complex subunit 8, whose amino-acid sequence MPIQLTSQAYCKLVLHAAKYPHCAVNGLLVAEKTKEKKKDSHSEPVLCVDCVPLFHGTLALAPMLEVALKLIDTWCKENNYVIAAYYQANERTKDSRPNQVAEKVAARISENFSDAAIVMLDNSRLTMSCFEPIVHIYDHHENKWKSRDVTHECFEDWSEAQKITSALLEGRSYENLIDFDNHLDDLRNDWTNPVINKSVLDLC is encoded by the exons ATGCCTATTCAGCTCACAAGCCAGGCTTACTGTAAACTGGTTTTACATGCTGCCAAGTATCCCCACTGCGCCGTTAATGGATTACTGGTGGCAGAAAAAacgaaggagaaaaagaaagacagccACAGTGAACCAGTCTTGTGTGTGGACTGTGTGCCGCTGTTTCACGGTACTCTTGCTCTGGCACCAATGCTAGAAGTAGCTTTGAAACTG ATCGATACTTGGTGTAAAGAAAATAACTACGTCATCGCTGCATATTATCAAGCCAATGAACGCACAAAGGATTCAAG ACCCAACCAAGTTGCAGAAAAAGTGGCTGCCAGAATCTCTGAGAACTTCAGTGATGCAGCAATTGTTATG CTGGACAACAGTAGATTAACAATGAGCTGTTTTGAGCCCATTGTGCACATCTATGACCATCATGAAAACAAGTGGAAAAGCAGAGATGTAACTCA TGAGTGTTTTGAGGACTGGAGCGAAGCACAGAAAATCACATCTGCTCTGTTAGAGGGCAGGTCGTACGAGAACTTGATTGACTTTGACAATCACTTGGATGATCTGAGGAACGACTGGACCAACCCTGTGATCAACAAGTCCGTCCTGGATCTGTGCTAA